ATGTCCGACACGTTCAGCCCGTAGCGCGCAATCGCCTGGCGGTCGATCTCGATCGACAGGTACTGCTGCCCCGAGACGCGCTCGATACGGATATCCTGCGAGCCCTGGATGCCCCCTGCCACGCGCGAGATCTCGCCCGCGAGTTCACGCAGCTTGTCGAGGTCGTCGCCGAACACCTTCACCGCCACGTCCGAACGCACGCCGCTGACCATTTCGTCGACGCGGTCCGAGATCGGCTGCGCCATCACGATCTGTACGCCGGGGATGGCCTTGAGCTTCTCGCGAATGGCGTTGGCGATATCGTCCTGGGTCCACCCGTCGGGCCACTGGTCGCGGTCCTTCAGGCTGGCGATCGGGGTCGATTCGTTCTGGCCCTGCGGGTCGGCCGGGCTTTCGCCGCGGCCCACGCCGGACACCACCGACTTGACGCCGGGCACGCCCAGCACCAGCCTGTTGGCTTCCTTTTCCAGCTTGATCGACTCTTCCAGCGAGATGTTCGGCACGCGGTCGATCGCGGGAACGATCGAGCCTTCCTTCATCTCCGGAATGAACGACGTACCGAGCAGCGGCACGATCAGCAGCGTCGCGACGAACGCGCCCACTGCGCTGAGCACGGTCTTGCGGCTGTTGCCCAGCGCCCAGTGCAGCATGCGCAGGTAGTGGCGCTTCATGAATGCAATCACGCGCGTGTCATGCTCGGCGCCGCCCTTGAGCAGGTACGACGACAGCACCGGCGACAGCGTCAGCGACAGGATCAGCGAGATCGCCAGCGCGATCGAGATGGTGAACGCCAGCGGCGCAAACATCTTGCCTTCCATGCCGGACAGGGTCATCAGCGGCAGGAACACCAGGATGATGATGCCCACGCCGACGATCACCGGCGTGGCCACTTCCTGCACGGCCTTGACCAGGATCTCGGTCTTGGTGAGGCCCGGCTCCTTGTGTCCCAATCGCTCGAACGCGTTCTCGACCACCACCACCGAGCCGTCGACCATCAGGCCGATGGCAATTGCCAGGCCCCCTAATGACATCAGGTTGGCCGACAGCCCCACGTGGTTCATCACCATGAACGTCAGCAATGGCGTCAGCACCAGCGTGGCCAGCACGATCACCGACGAACGCACGTCGCCCAGGAACAGGAACAGCACGATCACCACCAGCACCACGCCTTCGAGCAGCACCTTGGTCACCGTCCACAACGCGGCATCGACCAGCTCGCTGCGGTCGTAGTACGGCACGATCTGCAGCTTGCCGGGCAGCATGCCGCGTTCGTTGATCTCCGCCACGCGTGCCTTCACGCGGCTGACCACTTCCTTGGCATTGCCGCCGCGCATCATCATGACGATGCCGCCGACGGCCTCGGTCTGGCCGTTCTTGACCAGCGCGCCCTGCCGCACCTCATGGCCGATGGAGACGTTGGCCACGTCGCGCAGGTAGACCGGCGTACCGTTGACTTCCTTCAGCACGATGCTGCCGAGGTCCTCCACGCCCTTGGCCAGGCCGACGCCGCGGATCAGGTACTGCTCGGCGTAGTGCGGCAGCACGCCGCCGCCGGAGTTGGCGTTGTTGCGCGCCAGCGCCTGGTAGACCTGCTGGATCGACACGTCGTAATGGCGCATGCGCTCCGGGTTGACCAGCGCCTGGTACTGCCGCACGTAGCCGCCCTGCGAGTTGATCTCGGCCACGCCGGGGATCGAGCGCAGCAGCGGGCGCACCACCCAGTCCTGGGCAATGCGGCGCTCGGCCAGCTCTTCCTGCGTCAGCTCGCCGTTGCCGTCGTCGGCACGGTCCAGCGTGTACTGGTAGACCTCGCCCAGGCCGGTCGAGACCGGGCCCAGCACCGGCGACACGCCTTCCGGCATGCGCCCGCCCACTTCGATCAGGCGCTCCATCACCAGCTGGCGTGCAAAGTACACGTCGGTGGCGTCGGTAAACACCAGCGTGATCAGCGACAGGCCCGCCTTGTTCAGCGAGCGCATCTCTTCCAGGCCGGGCAGGCCCGTCATTGCCATTTCCACCGGCACGGTGACAAAGCGCTCGACTTCCTCGGGCGAGCGGCCCGCGGCTTCGGTCGCGATCTGCACCTGCACGTTGGTCACATCGGGGAAGGCGTCCACCGACAGCTTGGTGGCAGCGCGCAGGCCGAAGAAGAACAGCACCACGGCCAGCACGCAAACCACCAGCCGCTGCTTGATGGCGGCTTCGACTAGGGATTTCATCATGTCCGATTACCCTTGCTCGATGCGCTTGCGCTCGTTGTCCAGGTGGAACGCGCCATCGACCACGATGCGGTCGCCGGCCTTCACGCCGTTCTGCACCACGCGCATGCCGTCGCTCTCGGCGCCCAGCTTGACCTTCGTCAGGCGGAACTTGTTGCCCGGCATCTCGACATAGACCAGCTCGTCGTTGCCGTCACGCACCACCGAGGCCGCGGGAATCACCAGCTGGTCCTGCGGCTTGCCGGCGATCAGCATGCTGGCGAGCATGGCGGGCTTAAGGCGCCCTTCGCGGTTCTCGAGCTCGGTGCGGACCAGCACCGTGCGCGACTGCGGGTTGACCGTGCGGCCCACGTAGATCAGCTTGCCGGTGATGGTGTTGCCGCCCTTGCCGTTGGCCAGCGACGGCACCTCGATCTCAACGCTCTGCCCTTCGGCTACCTGCGCGGCCTGTTGCTCGGGCACCTCGGCCACGACCCACACGCGCGACAGGTCGGCCACGGTGTAGAGCGCGTCGGCCGGCTGCACCACCTGGCCCTGCGCCACGTTGCGCTCGACCACGGTGCCGCTGATGCTCGAATACACCGGCGAATGCGAGTTGATGCTGCCGTTCCTGGCCAGCTCTGCGATCGAGCCTTGCGACATGCCCAGCACGCGCAGCTGGTCGCGGTAGGCGCGCATCTCGGCGGAGGCGATCGCCAGCTCGCTCTCGCGGCGCTGCAGCTCGCCGCGGCCGATCACGTCGGCGGCAAACAGCTGGCGCGCGCGCTCGGCGTTGCGCACCTGCAGCTCGTGCTGCGCCTCGCTCTTCAGGAACGACATCTGCGCCGCGCCCAGCTCGCTGCTGTGCAGGCGCGCCAGCACCTGGCCGGCCTTCACTTCCTGGCCCAGCGTGGCATACAGGTCGGTGACGCGGCCGGTCACGCTGGCGCCGATGCGCGATACGCGCTGCTCGTCGAAGTCGATGCGGCCGGCCACGCGCAGCATCTCGCTGAACGGGGAGGTGCTCACCGGCGCCACTTTCAGCGACTGCTGCAGGTTGCCTTCCGGCTGGATCACGCCGGGCGGCAGCTTGGGCGCCTCGGCAACGGGTTCAGGCTTGTCGGAACAGGCCGCCAGGCTGAACGTCAGGACGGCGGCGGCCGTCAGCGAAAGCAGGAAATTGGGACGCATGGTTATTTCTGTTCGATGGTGGAGGTCGGCGGCAGGCCCGGCGCGGCGGTGGCGCCGGGGGCGGTCGACAAGAGCTTTTCGATCTGGATGGCGGCCAGCTGCTGCTCGTACTGGGCGGCGATCAGCTCGTTGCGCGCGCTGCGCAGCACGCGCTGGGCATCGATGAAGTCCAGGATGCCGCGCTCGCCGAAGCGATAGGCGGACTCGGCCACGCCCAGCGCCGACTCGGCCTCGCGCACGATGCCGGACTCCAGCGCGGTCACCTGCGCCTGCGTGATCTCGTACTGGCGGTAGGCCGATTCCAGTTCCTGCGTCAGCTCGAACTCGCGCATTTCCAGCGCGCTCTGCGCCTGCGTCGCCTGCGCGGTGGCCTCGCCCACGGGACCGCGGCGGCGGTCCCACAGCGGGATGGTCATGACCAGGCCGATCTGCGAGACGTTGTTGTCGGGCTGGCGGTCGGTGCTGGCGCGCACCGCCACTTCCGGCCAGCGCAGCGAGCGCTGGTAGTCGACGCCCAGGCGGGCGCGCTCCAGCTCCGTGCGGCGCTGGACCAGCTCGGCATTGCTCGCGGCCATGGTGTCGCGCAGCACCGGCAGCGGCGGCACGTCCGGCGACTGTCCCAGCGTGCCGTCCAGCGAGAACTGGCCCGGCATGGCGCCGCCGACCTGCTGGCGCAGCGCGGCCTTGGCCTGGTTCACGCGCAGCTCGGCGGTCTGCTGGCTCTTCTGCGAGGCCAGCAGCTCGGTCTCGGCCTTGATCAGTTCATAGCGCGGCGCTTCGCCAACCTCCACGCGCAGGCGTGCGCGCGAATGGATCTGCCGCATCATCGCCAGGTCTTCTTCCGCGGCATGCAGCTCGCTTTCGCGGCGCAGCACGTCGTAGTAAGAGGTCTTGACGCGCGCGGCGAGGTCGGCGCGGAAACCCTGGCGGGCCGCCTGCGACGACTCCAGGCCGCGCGAGGCCATGGCCTCGCGCAAGCTGCGCTGGTGCGGGTAGTCCAGCTTCTGCACCACGGCGTAGCTGGGCGCATTGCCGCTGGTCACGCCGGGCTGCTTGCCGGACAGCCGGCCGTACATCACCTCGACCTGCGGATTGGGATAGGCGCGCGCGCTGCTGATGGCGGCGCTGGCAGCATCGACATTGGCCTCGGCCGCGGCGACGCCCTTGTTGGTCGACTGCGCCATGTCGAGCAGCTGCGGCAGCGAGAAAGCGGGTCCGGCCGCGGTACCCGCGGGGCGTGCGGATGCCGCCTTGGGCACGGCCGTGGACGCAAGCAGCTCGGCGCCGGGAGTGAGTGCCGGGGCGGCGGAAATCTTCGCGGAAGGCTTGGAGAGCGGTGCGGCCGGGGCGGCGGGCGTGGTGCCCGCTGCCCCCGCGGCCTTCGCCGGGGCGGCGCCCTGCTCACCGGCATGGGCCTGGGCAGCGGCGAACGCGAGCAGCGAAAGCGACGCGATCAGGGTCAGCTTAGTTGTTGTCATGAGTCCGGAATGCAAGCAATACGACGCCTGCGCCATGCCGCCGCGCGCCCCGGCGCGAATCACGGCTGGGAATCACGGCGGGACGGACCACGGCAGCGGCTTACCCGCGCGCGGTAGCGGCGGGCAGGCTGGCGTTATCAGGCAAGGGGGCGCGGCCCGCGGCACGGCAGCTGCGGAGGCAGCGCGTGCGCGCGGGGGAGCGGCAAGGCGTGGAACGCCCGGCGCTCAGGAGCGGGTTATTGGCGGCCGGAAGAAGGCCGAAGGCGGCGGTTCGGCGCGGCCTGGGGGATATTGCGCGACATCCCCGGCGGGCAGCAGCAGCTTCACCGGGGGCAAGGCAATGAGGGCACTGGATTCTTCGATTTCGTCCAGCAGGTCCAGCGGGTCGAGCAGGTCGGCCGACCAGATATTGCAATACCCGGGCGGCGGGTCCTCGCAGATGTCGTCGTCATGCAGCCCATCGTCGCCGGGCACGATGACGCGACCCATGTCGTCCACCGACTGCAGCGCGGCCAGTTCGGTACTGGCCTGGACCTGCGGCTGCACCGACGTGCGCGCGTCCGCCACCGCTCCAAAGGAGAGCAGTGACAGGCACATGGCAGTCAGCAGCAGGAACAACAATCGCATGGGTCGGGGGCTTGGAGCACGGGGCGGAAGCGCCCTTTCGGACGGGCACCGGCCGTGCTGCGGGACAGCATTGTAACGTAACGATTACGATTGACAGAGAATCGTTACGTTCGTTCCGCAATGCAGCGAAAAGATGCATATCAATAGCGCGATTTTACCAGCAGATCGTTGAAAAGCCCGGGATAACCCTGAGCCAGGGTTTCGGACAGCCGCGGGTCTCAGAAGACCGGGCGGCCCTACACCACCCTGAACCCGTGGGTCCCGTCGCGCTCCAGTTGCGCGATCAGCCCGAACTCCCAGTCCAGGTAGCCCTGCATCGCCTCGCGCGGATTGTCGGTGCCTTCATACGGCCGGCGATAGCGGTCGGTGCGCTCTGACGCCAGGTGCGTCTCGCCGGACTCCAGCGGCAGCCCGGCCGCGATCCACGCCTGCGTGCCGCCTTCCAGCACCACCACTTCCGCATCGGTCAGCCGCTGCAGGTCGGCGGCGGCAAAGCGCGCGAGCAGGCTGGAGCCGCAAGTCAGCACATAGCGCCGCGCCTGCGGGATGCGCGCCAGCGCATCGGCCAGCTGAGCGCGGATGACGAAGTACGCGCCGGGGATATGGCGCTTGACGTAGTTGGCGCTGGCGGTGAAGTCGAGCACCACGGTGCTGCCGTCCGCGTCCTCGTCTAGCCACGCGGCCAGTTCGGCGGGTGCGACCGCCGGCACCGCTGGCGGCACCGGCACGTCTGCCGCCACCGCGCCGCTCTCGCCACGCTCGGCCGCATCGGCCGGCTCCACCACCCAGACCTCCCAGCCCATCTGCGCCAGCCATGAACCGGTCATGCCGGCGCGCACGTCGTCGTCATCGGCCAGCACGATGCGCGCGCCGCGGACGGGGGCGTTGTGGTCGGTCTCCTGCACCAGCTGTCCGCCGGGCGCATTGACGAAGCCAGGCAGGTGGCCGTCGGCGAATTCCTCCGGCGTGCGTACGTCGAAGCGGTACACGGTGCGGCCAGGCTCCTCCAGCGATGCCAACGCCCCCAGCGCGATGCGGCGCACGCCGGCGCGGTCGGCGATCTCGCGCGCGCCGCTGCGGGCGCTGTCGCGGTTGCCGCTGCTCACTTCGGCGGGCGCACGGCGGCTGGCGCCGTGGTCGAGCTGCTGGCCCGCCAGCGTCCAGCCGATGGTGCCGTTGCGCAGCGCCGCAACCGGGTTGGGAATGCCGGCGTTGACCAGCGACTGCGTGCCGATGATGCTGCGCGTGCGGCCGGCGCAGTTGACGATCACCCGCGTGCGCGGATCGGGCGCCAGCTCGCGCACGCGCAGCACCAGTTCGGCGCCGGGCACGCTGGTGGCGGTGGGAATGCTCATGGTCTGGTACTCGTCGAAGCGGCGCGCGTCGACGATCACCGCGTCGGACTTGCTGTCGATCAGAGCCTGCACTTCCTCGGCGGACAGGGAGGGCGTATGGCGTTCTGCCTCGACCACTTCGCCGAACGACTTGCTCGGCACGTTGACGTCGCGGAACACCTCACCGCCCTCGGCGATCCAGGCGGCCAGGCCGCCTTCAAGCCGGTGCACGTTGGTATAGCCCAGCGTTTGCAGCACCGCCGCGGCGCGCGGCGCCAGGTCTTCCCCGGCGTGCTCGCCGTAGACCACGATCAGCGTATCGCGGCGCGGGATGCGCGGCCACGCTTCCAGCTCAAGCTTCGACAGCGGGAAGTTGGCGGCCCACAGCGGATGCGCCTGCGCGAAGGGGTCTTCCTCGCGCACGTCGATCAGTGCGATCTCGGCGCCGGCCAGCAGGGCCTGGCGCACCTGCGCGCGAGTGAAGATGGGGATCGCCGTGGCGGCGGCTTGCGTGGCGTGCTGGATGGTCATGACTTCCGGTCTTCGCGGGAACAGTCCCACAGGTTAGGCAGGGTCCGGTTGGAATACCCGGAGATAAAGGGCTTGCGCGTGCCGTCCTCGGCGTAGACCGAGCGGCGCACCGCGCCGATATTGGCGCCGTACACATGGATGCTGACCGAGACGCGGTCGTCATGCACGTTGTTGACGCAATGGATGTCGCCCACGGCCGGCGACACGGCTTCTACCTGTCCGGGCAGCAGCCGCACCGGCTCGCCATGCGGCACGGGGCGGCCTTCGGCGTCGAGCACGAAGGGCTGCGAGTCCTCCGCGCCGCGCAGCATGCCGATCAGGCCCCATACGGTGTGGTCGTGGATGGGCGTGCGCTGCCCCGGGCCCCAGACAAAGCTGACGATCGAGAAGCGCTCGCCGGAATCGCAATGCAGCAGGTGCTGCTGGTAGTACTCGGGGTGCGGCTCGGCCCACGCCTCGGGCAGCCAGTCGTCGCGTGCCACCAGCCGCGCCAGCAGCGCCCCGCCCTCGCGCAGGATGCGCGGCTCGTCGGGATGCTGGTCCAGCAGCGCGGCCAGGCCGGTGATGAAATCGCGCAGCGGTGCGAGCCCGCTGGCTTCGGGGGAACTGCTCATGGAATGCCTCCGGGGTGGTTCTGTGTTCGGGCCCTCTGCGGGGCGCTGCCGCTGCAAACATAACACGGCGCGGCGCCCGCGTTCATGCCAGCACTGCATGCCCCTACAGCCCCAGCTGGTGCTTGCCGGCAGCGACCAGGATCGAATCGTTCTGCGGCGTATGGATGCGGCTGCACAGCACGTCGCGATAGTGCCGCTCGAGCGGATTGTTGCGGCTCAGGCCGTGGTTGCCGGCAAGCTGCAGCGCCAGTTCCACCGCGCGAATCGCATTGCCGGTCACGGTGAACTTGAGCAGGCCGCTGTCGGCGGTGGCAGGTGGCGCATTGCCGTCGGCGCGCGCGGCGGCATCGTCGAGCAGCACCTGGTTGGTCCGCAGCAGCGCGGCGATCTCGCCGATGGATTCCTGCACGCGCGGCAGCGTCGCCAGCGGCGCGCCCAGGCTGCCGGGTGCGCGCTCGCGCACGAAGCCGCGCACCCACGACCCGGCGGCGCGCGCCACGGCGTCATAGAGGCTGCCGAGCAGCACGGTCATCCACGCCTGCTGGTCGGCATTGGCGTCGATGTCGGCCTGGCTCGCACCCGCCGGCGCCCACGCGGCGGGCGGGCGGATATCGACGGCGTGGTCGGGCGGGATCCAGATATTGTCGAGCACGGTCTCGTGGCTGCCCGAGGCGCGCAAACCCAGGTGGTTCCAGTTCTCCACGATGCGCACCCCGGCCACGCCCGCGGCCGGCCCCGGCACCAGGAACACGCCCACGCGCGGCTGCGGCTCGTCGGTGCGTGCCCATACCGCCAGCCAGCGCAGCGCGGGGATGCCGGTGCTGTACAGCTTGCGGCCGCTCAGGCGCCAGCCATCGCCGACCTGCGTGGCGATGGTGGCGGGCAGGCCGCCGCGCGCAGGGGAGCCGAGCTCGGGCTCGACCCGCAGCGCGTTGATCAGCGCCCCGTCCTGCACCGCATCGGCAAAGACCTGCGCGCGCACCACATGCGGCCAGTGCGAATCGGGGCGAGCGATGGCGCGATGCTGCAAGTAGGTCATGGTCAGCACCAGCGCCGTGGCCGGGTCGCCACCGGCGACGGCCGCGATGATGCGGCGCGCCTGCGCCAGCCCTGCCCCGCCGCCGCCGTAGTCGCGCGGCACCACCTGCGCGATCAGGCCTTGCGCGTGCAGCTGCGCGAAATTGTCATGCGGAAAGCTGGCGGCGGCGTCGTGCGCGGCGGCGCCGGCGGCGAAGCGCGCGGACAGTTCGGCCAGCACTTCGCCAAGGCGCGCGGCGCTGGCGGGCAGGCGGCGCAGGGAAGACGTCGAAGACATGGAACGGAACTCCGGGAGGGATGGCTGGCAATGCGGGCAACTTGCTGATGCTTGAGCCGATTGCCGCGAATGCCGCATAGCGTAGCGCCGCACCCGCGTTCCGGAAACGACGCTTATTGAATATGGTCCGTCGTTTTTATTCGTTAGTCGCCGCGCGCCGCTGGCGTACTTTGTTCCCCAGTCCATACAAGGCCCGGGCGGCAAGCCGCCGCCATCACCGAATCAGGAGCGTACGAATGAGCGTCGATTTCATCGGCATGATCCAGAGCCAGAAGCAGTCCGAGATCCATCCCCCTGCGGGCCCCGCGATCGACCGCGACTATGTGCGTGCCTTTGCGCAGGCGCACGAGCAGGCCGGCTTCGACCGCATCCTGGTGCCGCACCATTCGACCGGGCCGTCGGCCACGCTGACCATTGCCTATGCCGCGAGCGTGACCGAACGGATCCATTTCATGCTGGCGCACCGGCCCGGCTTTACCGCGCCGACGCTGGCGGCGCGCCAGATCGCCACGCTCGACCAGTTCAGCGGCGGGCGCCTGGGCGTGCATTTCATCTCCGGCGGCTCCGACAGCGAACAGCAGCGCGACGGCGATTTCCTCGACCATGACCAGCGCTACGCGCGCACCGACGAGTACCTGCATATCCTGCGCCGCATCTGGACCGAGCCGCAGCCGTTCGACCATGCTGGCGAGTTCTACCGTTTCACGCAGGGCTTTTCCGAGGTCAAGCCGTCGCAGCATCCGCATGTGCCGGTCTATTTTGGCGGCGCATCGGCAGCGGCCTTGCAAGTTGCCGGCAAGCATGCCGACGTCTATGCGCTGTGGGGCGAATCGCTCGACCAGGTGCGCGAGCTGACCACCCGCGTGCGTGCGGAGGCGGCAAGGCATGGCCGCACGGTGCGCTTCTCGGTCTCGTTCCGGCCGGTGCTGGCCGAGACCGAAGAGCAGGCGTGGGCCCGCGCCGACAGCATCCTGGAACGCACCCGCGCGCTGCGCGTGCAGGCCGGCTACAGCCGTGGCGGCCCGCAGCAGAGCGAAGGCGCGCGCCGGCTGCTGGCCGCCGCCGACAAGGGCGACCGTGTCGACCAGCGCCTGTGGACCGCGATCGCGCGCGAGACCGGCGGGCGCTCCAACTCGACCGGACTGGTCGGCACGCCCGAGCAGGTGGCGCAGGCACTGCTGGCCTATTACGAACTGGGCGTGACCACCTTCCTGATCCGCGGCTTCGATCCGCTGGAAGACGCCATCGACTATGGCCGCGAGCTGATCCCGCGCGTGCGCGAGCTGGTGGCGCAGCACGATGCCGCGCACCACGCGGAGCGCCGCGCCGCCTGAACACCCACAACAAGAATCGGGGAGTCTCACCATGAGCCAGAAGCACAACGACACCGACCCGCGCCGCCGCAGCGTGCTGCGCCTTGCCAGCGCCGCAGCCATCGCGGCGCCGGCGCTGATCCTCGGCCGCCAGGCCTGGTCCGCGCCGCGCAAGCTGACCTTCGCCTGGAACCAGAACTCGTTCTGCCTGACGCCGATCGTGGTGGCGCAGGAGAAAGGCTTCTTCGAGAAGAACGGGCTGCAGGTCGACCTGATCAACTACAGCGGCTCGACCGACCAGCTGCTGGAGTCGATCGCCACCGGCAAGGCCGATGCCGCGGTGGGCATGATCCACCGCTGGCTCAAGCCGCTGGAGGCAGGTTTCGACGTCAAGATCATCGGCAGCTCGCACGGTGGCTGCGTGCGGCTGGTGGGTTCGAAGGCCGCGGGCGTGACCGGCCTGCAGCACCTGAAGGGCAAGACCGTGGGCGTCAGCGACCTGGCCGCGCCCGGCAAGCACTTCTTCACCATCCTGCTGGCCAAGAACGGCATCGACCCGGACAAGGACATCACATGGCGCCAGTATCCGGCCGACCTGCTCGGCGTGGCGGTCGACAAGGGCGAGATCCAGGCCATCGCCGACGGCGATCCCAACCTGTACCTGCTGGAGAAGCGCACCAACGGCGCCTACGTGGAACTGGCCACCAACCTGACCGGCGAATATGCGCGCAAGGTGTGCTGCGTGGTCGGCGCGCGCGGCGAACTGGTGCGCAATGACCGCCCCGCCGCCGCGTCGCTGGCACGCGCCATCGTGCAGGCCACCGACTACGTCAACGAGAACCCCAACGAGGCCGCCAGGGTGTTCGCCAAATACTCGCCGAAGATCAATCCGGAAGACCTGCGCAAGCTGTACGCGACGCTGACCTACAACCATCACCCGACCGGCGCCGACCTGCGCGACGAGATCGCGTTCTACGCCGACGATTTCCGCCGCATCGGCGTGCTGAAAAAGACCACCGATGCCAATCGCCTGGCGCAGCATGTCTACGCCAACGTCCTGGGATAAGCGATGACGACAAGCCAACCTGCATTCGATGCGCGGCTGGCGCGCCAGCCGGCCGCCGCGGCTTCCGAAGTGCCCGCGCAGGATGCTGCCCCGGCACGCATCTGGCCCGTGGGGCTGCTCGCGGCGCTGGCATGGGCCGCCTTCGGCGCGCTGACGTGGCGCTGGCCCAACCACGTAGTGGGCTTCAGCGACTGGGCCTATACCGAGGAGCTCGGCCTGGCCGCGCTGGCGGCGGCCGCGCTGCTGGCGCTGCTCGCCTTGGGCGGCCAGCACGTGCGCGCGCTGCAACGGCCGCTGGCTGCGCTGCGGACCGCAGGCCCGTGGCTGGTGGCGGTGCCGGCGGTGCTGTCCGCATGGGAGATCCTGACCGCCAAGACCGCGATCCTGCCGACGCCCTTCTTCGCGCCGCCGCAGGCGCTGATCGAGGTCTACGCCGATGACTGGCGCCGGCTCGGCGACAGCGTGCTCAACACGCTCAAGCTGCTGGGGCTGGGCGTGGCGTACGGCGGGCTGGTGGGCGTCCTGGTGGGCGTGTCGATCGGCTGGTCGCGGCGCATCGGCTACTGGGTGCATCCGGTGCTGCGCATGCTGGGGCCGCTGCCGTCGACCGCGCTGCTGCCGCTGACGTTTTACTTCTTCCCGTCGAGCTATTCGGCGGCCGTGTTCCTGATCGCGCTGGCGACCGCCTTCCCGGTGGCCGTGCTGACGTGGTCGGGCGTCGCCGGCGTCAACAAGAGCTACTACGACGTGGCGCGCACGCTGGGCGCGTCCGGCTGGTTCCTGGTGCTGCGCGTGGCGATTCCGGCGGCGCTGCCGCAGGTGTTTGTCGGGCTGTTCATGGGACTGGGCGCGTCGTTCTCGGTGCTGGTGACGGCCGAGATGATGGGCGTGAAATCGGGGCTGGGGTGGTACCTGACCTGGGCGCAGGGCTGGGCCTCGTACGTGAATATGTATGCGGCGCTGATCGTGATGGCGTTGCTGTTTTCGGGGGTGATTACGTTGTTGTTCGTGGCGCGGGACCGGGTGTTGTCGTGGCAGAAGGGGACGGTGAAATGGTGAGCGTGGTCGAGCGGTTGAAAGCATCGAGATCTCACGTACGCCCGCAGAAGGCTCTCCTCTCCCGCGAGCGGGAGAGGGGAGTTAACGCGGCGGCGGGTGATGACTCGAACGTACTGACTGGGGCTCGCATCGATATCCGGCAGGTCAGCCACTGGTTCGGCCACGGCAACGAGCGCCTGCAGGTCCTCGACGACGTCGGCCTCAACGTCGCGCCCGGCGAGTTCGTCGCGCTGCTCGGCCCCAGCGGCTGCGGCAAGTCCACGCTGCTGCGCCTGGTCGCCGGCCTGGACCAGCCCACGTCGGGCGAGATTCTGCAGGACGGCACGCCCATCACCGAGCCGGACCCGTCGCGCATCGTGGTGTTCCAGGAC
This genomic window from Cupriavidus oxalaticus contains:
- a CDS encoding cysteine dioxygenase, encoding MSSSPEASGLAPLRDFITGLAALLDQHPDEPRILREGGALLARLVARDDWLPEAWAEPHPEYYQQHLLHCDSGERFSIVSFVWGPGQRTPIHDHTVWGLIGMLRGAEDSQPFVLDAEGRPVPHGEPVRLLPGQVEAVSPAVGDIHCVNNVHDDRVSVSIHVYGANIGAVRRSVYAEDGTRKPFISGYSNRTLPNLWDCSREDRKS
- a CDS encoding acyl-CoA dehydrogenase family protein, with the translated sequence MSSTSSLRRLPASAARLGEVLAELSARFAAGAAAHDAAASFPHDNFAQLHAQGLIAQVVPRDYGGGGAGLAQARRIIAAVAGGDPATALVLTMTYLQHRAIARPDSHWPHVVRAQVFADAVQDGALINALRVEPELGSPARGGLPATIATQVGDGWRLSGRKLYSTGIPALRWLAVWARTDEPQPRVGVFLVPGPAAGVAGVRIVENWNHLGLRASGSHETVLDNIWIPPDHAVDIRPPAAWAPAGASQADIDANADQQAWMTVLLGSLYDAVARAAGSWVRGFVRERAPGSLGAPLATLPRVQESIGEIAALLRTNQVLLDDAAARADGNAPPATADSGLLKFTVTGNAIRAVELALQLAGNHGLSRNNPLERHYRDVLCSRIHTPQNDSILVAAGKHQLGL
- a CDS encoding LLM class flavin-dependent oxidoreductase, encoding MSVDFIGMIQSQKQSEIHPPAGPAIDRDYVRAFAQAHEQAGFDRILVPHHSTGPSATLTIAYAASVTERIHFMLAHRPGFTAPTLAARQIATLDQFSGGRLGVHFISGGSDSEQQRDGDFLDHDQRYARTDEYLHILRRIWTEPQPFDHAGEFYRFTQGFSEVKPSQHPHVPVYFGGASAAALQVAGKHADVYALWGESLDQVRELTTRVRAEAARHGRTVRFSVSFRPVLAETEEQAWARADSILERTRALRVQAGYSRGGPQQSEGARRLLAAADKGDRVDQRLWTAIARETGGRSNSTGLVGTPEQVAQALLAYYELGVTTFLIRGFDPLEDAIDYGRELIPRVRELVAQHDAAHHAERRAA
- a CDS encoding ABC transporter substrate-binding protein, with protein sequence MSQKHNDTDPRRRSVLRLASAAAIAAPALILGRQAWSAPRKLTFAWNQNSFCLTPIVVAQEKGFFEKNGLQVDLINYSGSTDQLLESIATGKADAAVGMIHRWLKPLEAGFDVKIIGSSHGGCVRLVGSKAAGVTGLQHLKGKTVGVSDLAAPGKHFFTILLAKNGIDPDKDITWRQYPADLLGVAVDKGEIQAIADGDPNLYLLEKRTNGAYVELATNLTGEYARKVCCVVGARGELVRNDRPAAASLARAIVQATDYVNENPNEAARVFAKYSPKINPEDLRKLYATLTYNHHPTGADLRDEIAFYADDFRRIGVLKKTTDANRLAQHVYANVLG
- a CDS encoding ABC transporter permease, with the protein product MTTSQPAFDARLARQPAAAASEVPAQDAAPARIWPVGLLAALAWAAFGALTWRWPNHVVGFSDWAYTEELGLAALAAAALLALLALGGQHVRALQRPLAALRTAGPWLVAVPAVLSAWEILTAKTAILPTPFFAPPQALIEVYADDWRRLGDSVLNTLKLLGLGVAYGGLVGVLVGVSIGWSRRIGYWVHPVLRMLGPLPSTALLPLTFYFFPSSYSAAVFLIALATAFPVAVLTWSGVAGVNKSYYDVARTLGASGWFLVLRVAIPAALPQVFVGLFMGLGASFSVLVTAEMMGVKSGLGWYLTWAQGWASYVNMYAALIVMALLFSGVITLLFVARDRVLSWQKGTVKW